GCGCTTGGGGCGGCCGGTGATCAGGACCGAACCGGCCTCCTTTTCCGCCCGCTCCAGGGCCTTGCTCACGGCGTCGATGAGCGTCGGGTCGATCGCATTGGCCTTGCCGTCGTCCATCCGAAGAATCGCGACATCACCTGATTTTTCGTACTGAAGAGAGTCACTCATGCGAGGACTCTATCAGATCCCGGATCGGATAGTAGGCATAGAAAAACCGTCGGATATCCGTCCGGCGATCGGGCTGGATCGGGGATTCGCTGCGAATCCGCAGATTCTTCTTTCGATCAGGCAGAAATCGAAAACGGCTTCAGCGGAGGGCCGTCGCGCAAGAGTTCGGAGATCAGCTGGGCGAGTCTTCCGGGTGCGATCTGTGCGCGGGTCTCCAGGAGCTGCGCTGCCGACCACCAGCGATACCCCCGAAACCAGTCCTTTTCGAATCCATCCTCGAGAGTGTCTGAGCTCGGTTCGAACTCATCCGTCTGTACGAGGAAGTAGCGCTCGCGTAAAAGGGTCTTGCCGCTGGGTAAATCGATCAGATGATCGCGGGTCCACAACTCGGGTCCCAGTTCGTCCACCACGAATCCGGTTTCTTCGCGCACTTCGCGAACCGCTGCTTCTCGGGCCGTTTCCCCCGACTCGATTCCGCCCCCGGGGGTGATCCAGATTTCCTCATCTCTCCACGGAAACCGGTTCTTCATCATGAGCACCCGGTCCTCCGGCGTAAGGATGAGCGCCCGCGCTGCTGGACGTTCTGTTGCTTCCATGATCTGGAGCCTAACGCCGGCGTCGCAACTGGCAATCAACCCGAACCGTGGGTGCCGGAAACAGGAAGCAACCGGTTCCGCTCGGGATCGTTTTCTACCCCCTGATTCTCGCCTGGTGGCTGCCGCGTGCGGAAACCGCGAGTGGGCGCGACGCCATCGGACTCGCGGGCTCGCCCTCGTTTCGTACTTCTTCCATCCGCTGAGTTTCGTCATCAGCGTCAGTGGTCTGGGCTTCGTGCTTCTGGCGCGAGCCTGGCCTGGAGATTCCGCGGGCCGATTCTCGCGGATGCTGCGCTTCGGCCGTCTACCCGCACTCGCACTGCTTCCCTCGCTGGGTCTACTGGCCGCGTTCCTGTTGCGACCGACCGAAGGCGGCAAAGTCTCGCGCCTGTCTCCGATTGAACTGATTGACGGCTTCGCGCGCGCCCGCGATCTCGTTTCCTGCGGCACTTGGGAGACGTGGATCGCGCCCGCGGTCACGCTGCTATTGGTCGCGGCGATCGCAATTGGATTGCGCCAGATGTCCAGGGCGAGCGCCGAGGATGGCCTTCGTACCGGTCTGGGCCTGCAGGCCGTCTTCTTGTTCGCCTTGCTCTTCGCATTGCCCGACTCGGTCGCCGGAGGCGTGTAGCGGTTGTAGCCCTGGCGCTCAACGGGGCGAAGTTCTCGATGCTACCCCGAATGCAGGAAGATCTGCACGAGTATCCCCTACTCAAATCGGAGATCGAACCGGGCACGGTCGTCATGCCGATGAACTACTTCCCCGGAACCCGTCTGCGGGGCGCCGTCCCGAGTACTTCCTTCTCTGGGGGCTCGAACAGCCCGTTTTGCGTTCCAGCGAAGAGCACCTCGAACTCATGCGCGAACAGATCAGATCGCTGGAGATTGACTTTGAATCCGGGGCGCGTTCGGAGCCGATGGGGCGGATGTTTCTCTACCGATCGAAGAGTCTCGGAGTAGACACTCCTCTGTAGGTGGCCGGGTCCGCAAGCCGCGAACTCTCTTCTGAGTATTGAGTTCATCGAACGGCTAGAATGGAAAGAACGATGTAGCTCCTATGGCTACACAGATCCAATCTTCGGCCCAGATTCCTTTTTGCCGGTACCAGGAGAACTCGTACTTGCCCCCATCCCCCCCCGCAGCACCCGCTCCGCCGAGCGCCGCCCATAGACTCTCGCTCTCGACCAAGCTGATCTTCAGCCTGCCGAGCACGGCCGGGGCCGCGATTGCCATTCCGATCTTCGTGCACATGCCGAAGTTCTACTCGGACACGGTTCTGGTTCCTTTGGGCTGGCTGGCGATCGGAATCGCACTCGCGCGTTCGCTCGATGCCATTACCGATCCGCTGATGGGCTGGATCTCGGATCGAACCAAGACGCGTTGGGGTCGGCGCAAGCCCTGGATCGTGCTTGGCGTTCCGCTCTGTGCGGTGGCGCTCGTGGCCTTGTTTACACCGCCGGAGAACCTCGAAACCGGACAGGCAGCACTCTGGTTCGCGGTGTTCTTCGTGCTCTACTTCATCTTTCACACGATCTACGATCTGCCGCATTACGCTCTGGGTGCGGAACTCACTCCGGACTACCACGAACGCACGAGTTTGTTCGGTATCCGGGCGGGTTTCATCCTGATCGGGATCGTGGTCGCGACCGTCTTGCCAGGGGTCCTGCTGGACGCAGGCCTGCCTCCGCGCCGGGTCTTTTTTTGGGTCTCGACGTTTTTCGCCAGTGTCCTGGTGGTTTCGTACGCGGTCCTGGTCATGCGTGTCCCGGAGCGGCCGGACTATGTCCAGCGCGAATCGAATCCGCTGGTTCCGGGTATTCGTCGCGCCATGCGGAACCAGCCGTTTCGCGTCCTGTTGCTGACCTATGTGGCCGGTAGCATTCCGGGAGCGATTCCGGGGACTTTAATGCCGTTTTTTACGGAGTACGTGCTGCAGGTCGACGACCCGGATGCCTGGCTTACACGCTTTCTGTTGGCCTACTTCGTATCGGGGGCGGCCTGGCTTCCCGCCTGGATCTGGCTGGCGCGCCGGATCGGCAAGCTGCGGGTCTGGTTGCTCAACTTCGGCATCGGTATCAGCGGGGGGGCCGGGCTCTTCATGATGGGTCCGGGAGACGAATACTGGGTGTTGCTCCTGCTCGCCTATACGGGGATGCAGTTTGGCGCGGGCTTCTTCATTGGTCCCGCCATGCAGGCCGACGTGATCGACTACGACGAACTCCACACGGGCAAGCGACGCGAGGCACAGTACGGAGCGTTCTGGGCGATTGTGACCAAGCTGGTCGTGATCCCGAGTGCGGCTTTTCCACTCGCCTTTCTAGGGATGATGGGTTATGTCCCGAATCAGCCGCAGTCCCCCGATGTGATCTTCGCCATACGCGCGATCTTCTCTCTGGCCCCGGCGTTTTTCTCGCTGATCGCCTTCTTCTTCGCGTTGCGCTACCCGATCTCGGAGCGGATTCATCGCGACATCCAGATCGGTGTCGCGAAACACGCAGCCGGTGAAACCACCATCGACCCTCTGACGAGTCGCGAGTTGCCGCCTCCAGACGGGCGGACTGTCGACGAAGAGACGGGCTGGATGCTCGACACGTTTACTCCGCGCGAACTCAAGCGCTTAGGTGCGGAAGGGGCGACACCGGTTCTGCGCAGCGTCGTGCTCAAGTCGGTCGCGTGGGGAGGGGCGTCCGCCGTATTGCTCGGCGGAGCAGCGCAATCCGTACTCGGTGTCGGTACCGATCTCGATGATGTGCAGAAGTTCGGGATCACCAGCGGTGTGGTTCTGGGAGGAGCTGCGCTCGCAGGACTGCTATTTCATCTGGTGCGCCTGCGTCCTGCGCGCAACCTACTCACATCGCCGCCTCCCAAAGAGGCGGTGGATGCACATCTGGCCGCCCTTGAAGCTTCTGCGGAGCAGGTCTGAACTACTGGCCTGCGATCGCTACGACCCGCTGGCGCGCGACCGCCGCCCGGCGGTGTCCATAGGCCTCGCAGTAGGCTTCGTCCTCAAAGAGCGCGAGCAGGGCATCGCCAGACGGATAGCTTCCGATGACGACCATGTCCCAGTCCTCGTCCTCGCCCATCAGCGTTGTTTCAAAAGGTGCGGTGAGCACGAACCGTCCGCCCACATTCTCGAGGCTGGGAACGCTCACTGCCGCGTATCGCACCATCGCTTCGCCACCACTGCCTGAGGGTTCGGGAGCCCCGGAAGCATCTCCGTAGTCGGCGACGCTGCGCAGCTTCAGGAAGTTGATCAGTGTGACCGGCTGCTCGCCCGGTCTGGCCAGGATGCTTCGCCACTGATCAGCCGTTGGTGCGGAGCCGTCGCTCCCATCCCCGTAACGAGCCATGAGGTTGGCGATCCGGGATTCAATGGAAGAGTTGGAACTCGGTTTTCCCAATGGGTCTCCTGTGTGAGTTCAATTTGACGTGGGTCAATTCTGAACGCTAAGTTTGTCGCATGTCAAGCCTGCATCCCAGGACGATTCGGACACGAGCAGCCATTCTCGACGCCGCGTGGAAGCTCATCGTGGAGCGCGGACTCGATGTGGGCATGGCGGAAATTGCCGGGGAAGTGGGGATGACGCGCCAGTCCATCTATGTCCACTTCAAGACCCGGGGCGGGCTGCTGATCGCGCTCGTGCGTCGAGCCGATGAACTCGAAGACATCCACGCGCGTTTTCGCGGCGCGCTCGTCACGGAAGGCCCGGTGGAACGCCTGGATGCCTTCCTGCGTGTCTGGTTTTCCTTCGTTCCCGTGATCTACCCGGTCGCTCGGCAACTGATAGCGGCGCGCCAGCAGGATCCGGAGGCGGGAAGGGCGTGGAATGATCGCATGGACGAGTTGCACTACGGTTTCTCGCTCCTGACCCGTCGCCTCAAGCGCGACGCC
This window of the bacterium genome carries:
- a CDS encoding NUDIX domain-containing protein; this translates as MEATERPAARALILTPEDRVLMMKNRFPWRDEEIWITPGGGIESGETAREAAVREVREETGFVVDELGPELWTRDHLIDLPSGKTLLRERYFLVQTDEFEPSSDTLEDGFEKDWFRGYRWWSAAQLLETRAQIAPGRLAQLISELLRDGPPLKPFSISA
- a CDS encoding MFS transporter yields the protein MPPSPPAAPAPPSAAHRLSLSTKLIFSLPSTAGAAIAIPIFVHMPKFYSDTVLVPLGWLAIGIALARSLDAITDPLMGWISDRTKTRWGRRKPWIVLGVPLCAVALVALFTPPENLETGQAALWFAVFFVLYFIFHTIYDLPHYALGAELTPDYHERTSLFGIRAGFILIGIVVATVLPGVLLDAGLPPRRVFFWVSTFFASVLVVSYAVLVMRVPERPDYVQRESNPLVPGIRRAMRNQPFRVLLLTYVAGSIPGAIPGTLMPFFTEYVLQVDDPDAWLTRFLLAYFVSGAAWLPAWIWLARRIGKLRVWLLNFGIGISGGAGLFMMGPGDEYWVLLLLAYTGMQFGAGFFIGPAMQADVIDYDELHTGKRREAQYGAFWAIVTKLVVIPSAAFPLAFLGMMGYVPNQPQSPDVIFAIRAIFSLAPAFFSLIAFFFALRYPISERIHRDIQIGVAKHAAGETTIDPLTSRELPPPDGRTVDEETGWMLDTFTPRELKRLGAEGATPVLRSVVLKSVAWGGASAVLLGGAAQSVLGVGTDLDDVQKFGITSGVVLGGAALAGLLFHLVRLRPARNLLTSPPPKEAVDAHLAALEASAEQV
- a CDS encoding DUF1330 domain-containing protein, with protein sequence MGKPSSNSSIESRIANLMARYGDGSDGSAPTADQWRSILARPGEQPVTLINFLKLRSVADYGDASGAPEPSGSGGEAMVRYAAVSVPSLENVGGRFVLTAPFETTLMGEDEDWDMVVIGSYPSGDALLALFEDEAYCEAYGHRRAAVARQRVVAIAGQ
- a CDS encoding TetR/AcrR family transcriptional regulator; protein product: MSSLHPRTIRTRAAILDAAWKLIVERGLDVGMAEIAGEVGMTRQSIYVHFKTRGGLLIALVRRADELEDIHARFRGALVTEGPVERLDAFLRVWFSFVPVIYPVARQLIAARQQDPEAGRAWNDRMDELHYGFSLLTRRLKRDAALAKEWTAPRAADFLWAGASLPAWEALAVDRDWGAAKTGKTLRRTLASAILV